In Pyricularia oryzae 70-15 chromosome 2, whole genome shotgun sequence, one genomic interval encodes:
- a CDS encoding amidophosphoribosyltransferase codes for MCGVSALLLGDTKAQSAAVDLHESLYFLQHRGQDAAGIAVCQGGRVYQCKGNGMAAKVFDEGRKTADLPGFMGIAHLRYPTAGTSSASEAQPFYVNSPFGLSMSVNGNLVNSPELISFLDREARRHVNTDSDSELLLNVFAHALYELNKARANVDDVFTALREVYARCHGAFACTAMIAGFGILGFRDQNGIRPLCLGSRPSTTLEGATDYFLASESVSLTQLGFSNIVDILPGQAVFIRKNGTPEFRQIVERKSYTPDIFEFVYFARPDSHIDGVSVHRSRQNMGLKLAKKMRETLSEQAIKEIDVIIPVPETSNTSAAVLATELNKPFSNAFVKNRYVYRTFILPGQQARQKSVRRKLSPIASEFNGKVVCLVDDSIVRGTTSREIVQMAREAGATKVLFVSCSPEVTHPHVHGIDLADPAELIAHGKTREEVATLIDADEVVYQSLDDLKAACFDAAGPNNDVNDFEVGVFCGKYKTEVPEGYFEHLSRVQGAKKKAKAVANVASSGPTNDSRNGLMSPEHREDISLHNFATKP; via the exons ATGTGTGGTGTATCCGCGCTCCTT TTGGGCGACACAAAAGCCCAGTCAGCCGCTGTCGACCTGCACGAGTCTCTGTACTTTCTTCAGCAC CGTGGGCAAGATGCGGCCGGTATCGCCGTCTGCCAAGGCGGCAGGGTCTATCAGTGCAAGGGCAACGGCATGGCCGCCAAGGTGTTCGACGAGGGCCGAAAGACGGCCGACCTACCGGGCTTCATGGGAATCGCCCACCTGAGATACCCCACCGCTGGAACTTCGTCGGC GTCCGAAGCCCAGCCTTTCTACGTGAACTCCCCGTTCGGTCTCTCCATGAGCGTCAACGGAAACCTTGTCAACAGCCCTGAGCTCATCAGCTTCTTGGACCGCGAGGCTCGCCGCCACGTAAACACCGACTCGGATTCGGAACTGCT GCTCAACGTCTTTGCTCATGCCCTTTACGAGCTGAACAAGGCCCGAGCAAACGTGGACGATGTGTTTACCGCTCTTCGCGAGGTTTATGCGAGGTGCCACGGCGCATTTGCGTGCACTGCTATGATCGCAGGATTTGGCATCCTGGGTTTCCG TGACCAAAACGGCATCCGCCCGCTTTGCCTAGGCTCCCGCCCGTCGACAACTCTGGAGGGCGCTACAGACTACTTCCTGGCTTCCGAATCGGTCTCGCTGACCCAGCTGGGCTTCAGCAACATTGTGGACATTCTTCCCGGACAGGCCGTCTTCATCCGCAAGAACGGTACCCCCGAGTTCCGCCAGATCGTGGAGAGGAAGTCCTACACCCCAGACATCTTTGAATTTGTTTACTTTGCCAGGCCCGACAGCCACATTGACGGAGTGTCGGTACACCGCAGCCGGCAGAACATGGGCTTGAAGTTGGCCAAGAAGATGAGGGAAACGCTTAGCGAACAGGCAATCAAGGAGATTGACGTCA TAATCCCGGTTCCCGAG ACAAGTAATACCTCGGCAGCTGTACTGGCTACAGAGCTGAACAAGCCCTTCTCGAACGCATTCGTCAAGAACCGCTACGTCTACAGGACATTTATCCTCCCTGGTCAGCAGGCCCGACAAAAGAGCGTTCGCCGCAAACTTTCTCCGATCGCATCCGAGTTCAACGGCAAGGTTGTATGCTTGGTGGACGATTCGATTGTGAGGGGAACTACCTCGCGCGAGATTGTCCAGATGGCGAGGGAGGCCGGTGCAACCAAGGTTCTTTTCGTCTCATGTAGTCCCGAAGTGACGCATCCTCACGTCCACGGTATCGACCTTGCCGACCCGGCTGAGCTTATTGCTCATGGAAAGACAAGGGAGGAAGTCGCCACGCTCATCGACGCAGACGAGGTTGTGTATCAGTCTCTTGACGATCTCAAGGCCGCATGTTTTGATGCAGCCGGACCCAACAACGACGTCAATGATTTTGAGGTCGGTGTCTTTTGTGGCAAGTACAAGACAGAGGTTCCGGAAGGCTATTTTGAGCACCTCAGCCGCGTCCAGGgcgccaagaagaaggccaaggCTGTTGCAAATGTTGCCAGCAGCGGGCCAACAAATGATAGCCGAAACGGACTAATGAGCCCTGAACATCGGGAAGACATCAG TCTTCACAACTTCGCAACCAAACCTTGA
- a CDS encoding epsin-1 → MSRVMRSVKNVTKGYSNVQVKVREATSNDPWGPTGTQMSEIAQLTFNSSTEFYEIMDMIDKRLNDKGKNWRHVLKALKVLDYCLHEGSELVVTWGKQNIYIIRTLREFQYIDEDGRDVGQNVRVAAKELTSLLNDEERLRAERSDRRSWKSRVTGLEEYAPHHHPDHHGGPSGRGGHREPRRQMNDEDDTEYRLAIEASKHQEEEDRRKREGRQGHESDDDDLAKAIKLSKEEEDRRRRELEVAANNSSIFDEDLIQVNQQPQPTGLNQGYTQGNAVDFFANPIDQNQMQTQPTGFMNNAYTGFQPQQTGFPNGYSNQGFDPYGQQNMQQQNMQPFQAQPTGYNPYAQQQQQQQPPMPMQQSEPALQAGSNNPWATNNKPAQQQVPMQTGSNNPFAAKPSPFKANSMSTMSTLGSLPEQKTLSSFNSTNQTSPFQLQQQNSFSQSSSFPASPQQQTPQKELSEHEARLNQLLANGDGMDTFGNVGQTRIPAQHTAPGTFVNSAGIGAARLTADATGNNPFLRTQYTGMPNVTYGGQQQQQPQMPAATGPAGMGMGANGFGGMGQQSTNNPFAPRPQQQNGQGDLIQF, encoded by the exons ATGTCGAGGGTAATGAGGAGTGTCAAGAATGTTACCAAGGGGTACTCAAATGTGCAGGTCAAAGTGCGCGAGG CAACCAGCAACGACCCATGGGGACCGACGGGGACTCAGATGAGCGAGATTGCTCAACTGACATTTAATTC GTCAACCGAGTTCTACGAAATTATGGACATGATAGATAAGCGCCTCAACGACAAGGGCAAGAACTGGCGCCATGTATTGAAGGCGCTCAAGGTCCTGGACTATTGTCTTCACGAGGGCTCGGAGCTGGTGGTCACCTGGGGCAAACAGAACATCTACATCATCAGGACGCTGCGCGAGTTTCAATACATCGACGAGGACGGGAGAGATGTGGGCCAGAATG TGCGAGTTGCCGCCAAGGAGCTCACTTCCTTGCTCAATGACGAGGAGAGACTTCGGGCTGAGCGCAGTGACCGAAGGTCATGGAAGTCACGCGTCACGGGACTGGAGGAGTATGCGCCGCATCATCATCCAGACCACCATGGTGGCCCTTCAGGGCGAGGTGGGCACCGCGAGCCCCGGCGCCAGATGAACGACGAAGACGACACCGAGTACAGACTCGCAATcgaagcaagcaagcaccaagaggaggaggaccgAAGGAAACGAGAGGGCAGGCAGGGCCACGAgtcggacgacgacgaccttGCAAAAGCCATCAAGCTCAgcaaagaagaggaagaccGTCGCCGAAGGGAGCTCGAGGTAGCGGCGAACAACTCGTCCATCTTTGATGAGGATCTCATCCAGGTTAACCAGCAGCCACAGCCGACGGGATTGAACCAAGGCTACACGCAAGGGAATGCAGTCGACTTCTTTGCGAACCCCATTGACCAGAACCAGATGCAGACCCAGCCGACAGGATTCATGAACAATGCATACACGGGATTCCAGCCACAGCAGACTGGATTTCCGAATGGATACTCCAACCAGGGTTTCGACCCCTATGGCCAGCAGAACATGCAGCAGCAGAACATGCAGCCTTTCCAAGCTCAACCCACAGGCTATAACCCATACgcccaacaacagcaacagcagcagccgccgatGCCGATGCAGCAGTCAGAACCTGCTCTCCAAGCCGGGAGCAACAACCCCTGGGCCACGAACAACAAGCCTGCTCAGCAGCAGGTTCCCATGCAGACTGGGTCCAACAACCCGTTTGCGGCAAAGCCTTCGCCTTTCAAGGCGAACTCCATGTCGACAATGTCGACACTTGGCAGCCTGCCTGAGCAAAAGACTCTTTCTTCCTTTAACAGCACCAACCAAACATCGCCGTTCCAACTGCAACAGCAGAACTCTTTCTCTCAGTCATCATCATTCCCAGCctcgccgcagcagcagacaCCGCAAAAGGAACTCAGCGAACATGAGGCACGGCTGAACCAGCTCCTAGCTAATGGCGACGGCATGGACACTTTTGGAAACGTTGGGCAAACCCGAATTCCAGCTCAGCATACCGCACCTGGCACTTTTGTCAACAGTGCCGGTATAGGCGCTGCTAGACTCACAGCAGATGCCACTGGCAACAACCCCTTCCTGCGTACCCAATACACGGGAATGCCAAACGTCACGTACGGgggtcagcagcagcaacaaccgcAGATGCCTGCCGCAACCGGCCCAGCAGGCATGGGCATGGGTGCGAATGGCTTCGGTGGTATGGGGCAACAAAGCACGAACAACCCTTTTGCCCCAAGGCCACAGCAGCAGAACGGACAGGGTGATTTGATCCAATTCTAA
- a CDS encoding histone acetyltransferase, whose protein sequence is MASAQLMEEELQHSVMVAGAAEVDMVDYDDAPVDDADGDVDEEMETSKLGDSVLVNGKTDKKGLVESVEPGHYDDADGDVDEDEEDEEAAEEYGEDEHDQDDSDQDDEEGDSDGEDSDGPSEGDHEDEDLDRAAADGLRSEDDVEEEDEDEGVGAVKIKPGETDDEDDSDESEGSVGHSESAEESDGEASWDEAVENVEDDIEDEDKFDDLGGLCIFCKEDEDTGAYVTCRECGEKSHEHCAKNNSAWSEKHNTTKWKCPDCASTDLAGEGDADEAEGVGLACSPITTGSASSTHGGAESNSGRDLPAQDHLAVDEDSLDGSRVLRKRKTSSVEADEGVMSLRKRRKNTSEIRGHDDGATATDELTRPQSSRSLRPKTSDSAHVSIEKKTRDTLVLKLKADPVELRRIEARPRQIPKRRGGRTGGRSGGRSGGRFGGRGRTTRPPAQPAVQNLVAPFSAPFSSSALYQPFFFDKESEELKGKPYGGILDEADADTSKTFPQPEDRKRFDEAKQKAEEEWRERILKMQATMTVPVKKSKKPSGPASQIECIEFGGWEIDTWYAAPYPEEYSRNRVLYICEFCLKYMNSDYVAWRHKLKCPAKHPPGDEIYRHGSVSVFEVDGRKNPVYCQNLCLLAKLFLGSKTLYYDVEPFLFYVLCEYDEYGYHFVGYFSKEKRASSQNNVSCILTLPIHQRKGYGNLLIDFSYLLTRVEKKTGSPEKPLSDMGLVSYRNYWRLVLCQYFIEHVPEDKEKQIGLSVKQISDDTGMTADDVVAALEGLRCLVRDPQTELYAFRVDLPFCKEYVEKWQAKKYVKLDPRFLTWTPYVMGRGNATNFELGPALNAIAPREDEEEPKLTEPAITVLPNGETSVVYAAATANGEVKDGGATNGVPTVLQSTEAHDDMVKPAAEQNVELQPSIEGVREMSVVNEVTSNMDKDLPEGKWMSLYKAIPPTRFQVFPPISRKVERPRAAVVRIPVAQPVALPRPKPKRPAGPRRSAPAKKQKGKSSTTRVRKAGGTGRGPGRWPKGTKKSDYGNADSGPGLPPAWIAARLAAQTSKGSGGESNVTPDSKDTAAAKIDGKAEDTVQVLTPIVKEV, encoded by the exons ATGGCCAGTGCCCAGCTaatggaggaggagctgCAGCACAGTGTGATGGTTGCGGGGGCTGCCGAAGTCGACATGGTTGACTACGATGATGCGCCAGTCGATGATGCCGACGGCGACGTCGACGAAGAGATGGAAACTTCGAAGTTGGGTGATTCTGTCCTGGTCAACGGCAAAACAGACAAAAAAGGCCTGGTTGAAAGCGTGGAGCCTGGTCACTACGACGACGCTGACGGTGACGttgacgaggatgaagaagaCGAGGAAGCTGCCGAAGAATACGGGGAAGACGAACACGATCAAGATGATAGCGACCAGGATGACGAAGAAGGCGATTCGGACGGAGAGGATAGTGATGGACCCTCAGAGGGTGAccatgaagatgaagacctGGACCGTGCAGCAGCAGATGGTCTCAGATCAGAGGACGATGTTGAAGAGGAGGACGAAGACGAAGGCGTTGGTGCCGTCAAGATCAAGCCGGGCGAAACGGACGACGAAGATGACAGTGACGAGAGTGAAGGCTCAGTAGGCCACAGTGAAAGTGCCGAGGAGTCTGACGGGGAGGCCTCATGGGACGAAGCCGTTGAAAACGTCGAAGACGACATAGAAGACGAAGATAAGTTCGACGACCTTGGCGGCCTTTGTATATTCTGTAAGGAAGACGAGGATACGGGCGCATATGTCACCTGCAGAGAATGTGGGGAGAAGT CACACGAGCACTGCGCCAAGAATAATTCTGCGTGGAGTGAAAAGCACA ACACCACAAAATGGAAATGTCCAGATTGCGCATCAACAGATTTGGCCGGCGAAGGAGATGCAGATGAAGCAGAAGGAGTGGGGCTTGCTTGCTCTCCCATAACTACAGGATCGGCCTCTTCCACACACGGTGGCGCAGAATCAAATTCTGGTCGTGATCTCCCAGCCCAAGACCACCTCGCAGTAGATGAGGATTCCTTGGATGGTTCTCGTGTGCTCAGAAAGCGCAAGACATCATCTGTGGAGGCCGACGAGGGCGTGATGTCGTTGCGAAAGCGGCGCAAGAACACATCAGAGATCCGAGGTCATGATGATGGCGCAACAGCCACCGATGAACTTACAAGGCCTCAGTCCTCCCGGTCATTGAGACCAAAGACGTCCGACTCTGCTCATGTCAGCATCGAGAAGAAAACCCGAGATACTCTTGTCCTCAAGCTCAAGGCCGATCCTGTTGAGCTGAGGCGTATAGAGGCTCGACCACGACAGATTCCTAAGCGCCGTGGTGGTAGAACGGGCGGTCGCTCTGGTGGCCGATCTGGGGGccgattcggcggcaggggaCGCACAACACGCCCTCCGGCTCAACCAGCTGTACAAAATTTGGTGGCGCCATTTTCAGCCCCATTTTCTTCCTCGGCATTGTATCAACCCTTCTTTTTTGACAAGGAATCAGAAGAGCTAAAAGGCAAGCCATACGGCGGTATCCTCGACGAAGCCGATGCGGATACTAGCAAGACTTTCCCGCAGCCGGAGGATCGCAAGCGCTTTGATGAGGCAAAACAGAAGGCTGAGGAGGAGTGGCGAGAGCGGATCCTCAAAATGCAGGCAACCATGACAGTGCCTGTcaaaaaatcaaaaaaaCCGTCAGGGCCGGCCAGCCAGATCGAATGCATCGAGTTTGGCGGCTGGGAAATCGACACATGGTATGCGGCCCCTTATCCGGAGGAGTACAGCAGAAACCGTGTTCTGTACATTTGCGAGTTCTGCTTGAAGTACATGAACTCGGACTACGTGGCATGGCGTCACAAGCTCAAGTGTCCTGCGAAGCATCCTCCGGGCGATGAGATTTACCGCCATGGATCCGTCTCGGTTTTCGAGGTCGATGGCCGCAAAAATCCGGTGTATTGCCAGAATCTTTGCTTGCTGGCTAAGCTGTTCCTTGGGTCAAAGACCCTGTACTACGACGTCGAACCATTCTTGTTCTACGTACTGTGCGAGTACGATGAGTATGGCTATCACTTTGTCGGGTACTTTTCCAAGGAGAAGCGAGCCAGCAGCCAAAACAACGTCAGCTGTATCTTGACCCTGCCGATACATCAACGAAAGGGATACGGAAACTTGCTCATCGACTTTTCCTACCTACTCACCCGCGTGGAAAAGAAGACGGGCTCGCCCGAGAAGCCATTATCGGACATGGGCTTGGTCTCTTACAGGAACTATTGGCGGCTGGTTCTTTGCCAATACTTCATCGAGCACGTCCCAGAggacaaagaaaaacagaTAGGCCTCAGCGTGAAGCAAATCTCCGACGACACAGGCATGACAGCTGACGATGTTGTCGCCGCGTTGGAGGGTCTAAGATGTTTGGTGCGAGACCCACAAACCGAATTGTATGCCTTCAGGGTAGATTTACCTTTCTGCAAGGAGTACGTCGAGAAGTGGCAGGCCAAAAAGTACGTCAAGCTTGATCCGCGCTTTCTCACGTGGACACCGTACGTCATGGGTAGAGGCAACGCAACGAACTTTGAGTTGGGCCCGGCTCTTAATGCCATCGCGCCccgcgaggacgaggaagagccAAAACTCACGGAGCCTGCCATCACGGTTCTTCCAAACGGGGAGACCTCTGTTGTTTATGCCGCTGCCACCGCAAACGGTGAAGTGAAAGATGGCGGCGCAACGAATGGAGTCCCTACTGTGCTTCAGTCCACTGAAGCTCATGACGACATGGTAAAGCCAGCGGCTGAACAAAATGTCGAACTTCAACCAAGTATCGAAGGGGTCAGAGAGATGAGTGTTGTGAATGAGGTAACGTCCAACATGGATAAGGACCTTCCCGAAGGGAAGTGGATGTCTCTTTACAAGGCAATCCCCCCAACGCGTTTTCAGGTGTTTCCTCCGATATCCCGCAAGGTTGAGCGACCGAGGGCGGCAGTTGTACGGATACCAGTTGCACAACCTGTGGCTCTTCCCCGCCCCAAGCCTAAACGTCCAGCAGGGCCGCGCCGTTCAGCACCAGcgaaaaagcaaaagggcAAAAGCTCCACCACACGGGTTCGCAAGGCAGGCGGAACAGGCCGAGGACCTGGCAGATGGCCCAAGGGAACCAAGAAGAGCGATTACGGCAATGCTGACAGCGGGCCAGGACTCCCTCCGGCATGGATTGCTGCCAGACTTGCAGCTCAAACATCCAAGGGTAGTGGAGGGGAGTCAAACGTCACACCGGACAGCAAAGACACAGCAGCTGCCAAGATTGATGGTAAAGCTGAAGATACCGTGCAAGTTCTGACACCCATTGTTAAGGAGGTCTAG
- a CDS encoding 60S ribosomal protein L8-B, which translates to MPPKTGKKVAPAPFSAGKASKKAAKNPLLEKRSRNFGIGQDIQPRRNLSRMVKWPEYVRLQRQKKILSMRLKVPPALAQFQHVLDKNTAAQAFKLLNKYRPETKAEKKERLLKEATAVKEGKKKEDVSKKPYTAKYGLNHVVGLIENKKASLVLIPNDVDPVELVVFLPALCRKMGVPYAIIKGKARLGTVVHKKTAAVLAITEVRSEDKTELSKLISAIKDGYLEKSESARRTWGGGIMGYKAQQRELKKQKALDSAIKV; encoded by the exons ATG CCCCCCAAGACCGGAAAGAAGGTGGCGCCTGCGCCTTTCTCTGCAGGCAAGGCCAGCAAGAAGGCTGCCAAG AACCCGCTCCTCGAGAAGCGCAGCCGTAACTTCGGTATCGGCCAGGACATCCAGCCCCGCCGCAACCTCTCGCGCATGGTGAAGTGGCCCGAGTATGTCCGTCTCCAGCGCCAGAAGAAGATCCTCAGCATGCGCCTGAAGGTCCCCCCTGCGCTCGCCCAGTTCCAGCACGTCCTGGACAAGAACACCGCCGCCCAGGCTTTCAAGCTCCTCAACAAGTACCGCCCTGAGACCaaggccgagaagaaggagcGTCTCCTCAAGGAGGCCACCGCCGTCAAGgagggcaagaagaaggaggatgTCAGCAAGAAGCCTTACACCGCCAAGTATGGTCTCAACCACGTCGTCGGCCTGATTGAGAACAAGAAGGCCTCGCTTGTCCTGATCCCCAACGACGTCGACCCCGTCGAACTTGTCGTCTTCCTGCCCGCTCTCTGCCGCAAGATGGGTGTCCCCTACGCCATCATCAAGGGCAAGGCCAGGCTCGGTACCGTCGTCCACAAGAAG ACCGCTGCCGTCCTCGCCATCACCGAGGTCCGCTCCGAGGACAAGACCGAGCTTTCCAAGCTCATCTCGGCCATCAAGGATGGCTACTTGGAGAAGTCCGAGTCTGCCCGCAGGACATGGGGTGGTGGTATCATGGGTTACAAGGCCCAGCAGCGCGAGCTGAAGAAGCAGAAGGCTCTCGACTCGGCCATCAAGGTCTAG
- a CDS encoding carbonic anhydrase Nce103: protein MAQNQDVFQYSMSSNSAWAGYKAHQNPNFFPKLASGQWPQILWLGCSDSRCPETTILGLQPGDVFVHRNIANIISATDINTSAVIEYAVMHLKVKHVVLCGHTACGGANAALGDSRVGGVLDTWLTPLKAVRQANAAELDAISDAKDRVVRIAEMNVEAGVKVLMANANIQDAIQERGLQVHGCIFDLASGRMKDLGYGNAAKGPQSGDGEVVRGRHATLVFRGGNASMTAR, encoded by the exons ATGGCTCAAAATC AGGATGTCTTTCAGTATTCCATGAGCTCGAACTCGGCCTGGGCAGGCTACAAGGCTCACCAGAACCCGAACTTCTTTCCCAAACTGGCCAGCGGACAGTGGCCTCAGATCC TCTGGCTTGGGTGCTCTGACTCGAGATGCCCCGAGACGACCATCCTGGGCCTGCAGCCAGGTGATGTGTTTGTGCACCGAAACATTGCCAACATCATCTCGGCAACCGATATCAACACGTCGGCCGTTATCGAGTACGCAGTCATGCACCTCAAGGTCAAGCACGTCGTGCTTTGCGGCCACACTGCCTGCGGTGGTGCCAACGCTGCCTTGGGAGATTCGAGGGTCGGCGGCGTGCTCGACACGTGGTTGACGCCTCTCAAGGCCGTCCGCCAGGCAAACGCAGCCGAGCTGGATGCCATTTCTGACGCCAAGGACCGCGTGGTCCGCATCGCCGAGATGAACGTCGAGGCCGGTGTCAAGGTGCTCATGGCCAACGCCAACATCCAGGATGCCATTCAGGAGAGGGGCCTGCAGGTCCACGGCTGCATTTTTGACCTCGCTTCCGGCAGGATGAAAGACCTTGGCTATGGTAACGCCGCCAAGGGTCCCCAAagcggcgacggcgaggtTGTTAGGGGCAGGCACGCAACGCTTGTCTTCCGTGGTGGTAACGCCTCTATGACGGCTCGCTGA
- a CDS encoding ornithine cyclodeaminase/mu-crystallin family protein: protein MPLSILSDGQIKGLLEDLTVEELESFKDALSSALHEYSVGTQSRTPEDDNHLERQVVFTPSTGTKSLFMPSHGPPGLGVKVITLSSPEATKNADDGDAPELPVVRPTGAISLFSARGDPVAVLHASHITAFRTALASTCLVQRRDQVKVLTVFGTGLQAYYHVRLALKSRGPTVKQVNIINHRYNDGCRDLLKRFWTIPAETKRREGWADCQFAMLTPGYVEYERLLKEQIRAADVIFCCTPSTRELFPAGFLTNPEGRRKGRLLVAIGSYTPQMAEIPLDVLRQATKRHKGHGPHFHKHAAEGGVVIVDTIDGALKEAGELIAAGLHPDQLVELGELVMLQRCSLPDESDGDSEVGSRGDTPLGSPLAQEFDGMSLTPGTSAMSTVFGSSTSRASSRSRGSSPSRSGAASPPASEKSRSGYRGFFSHKRSSSHNSVKSETKAKTKDDHLALWLQRGNVIYKSVGMGLMDLAVGMHLVRFAREKNVGSHVEDF, encoded by the exons ATGCCACTGTCGATCCTATCAGACGGACAGATCAAGGGTCTGCTCGAGGACCTCACGGTAGAGGAGCTCGAGTCGTTCAAAGACGCCCTCAGTAGCGCCCTGCACGAGTACAGCGTCGGCACCCAAAGTCGAACGCCAGAGGATGACAACCACCTCGAGCGTCAGGTCGTCTTTACGCCCTCGACCGGGACAAAGAGCCTGTTTATGCCCTCCCATGGGCCTCCGGGATTAGGGGTCAAAG TTATCACACTGAGCTCCCCCGAAGCGACCAAAAACGCCGACGATGGAGACGCGCCAGAACTGCCAGTCGTCCGCCCGACCGGAGCCATCTCGCTCTTCTCGGCACGGGGCGACCCGGTCGCCGTGCTGCACGCCTCGCACATCACGGCGTTCCGGACCGCACTGGCCAGCACGTGCCTGGTGCAGCGGCGGGACCAGGTCAAGGTGCTGACCGTGTTCGGCACGGGCCTGCAGGCCTACTACCACGTCAGGCTGGCGCTCAAGTCGCGCGGCCCGACGGTGAAGCAGGTCAACATCATCAACCACCGCTACAACGACGGGTGCCGCGACCTGCTCAAGCGCTTCTGGACCATCCCCGCCGAGACGAAGCGGCGCGAGGGTTGGGCGGATTGCCAGTTCGCCATGCTGACGCCGGGCTACGTCGAGTACGAGCGCCTGCTCAAGGAGCAGATCCGGGCCGCCGACGTCATCTTCTGCTGCACGCCGTCGACGAGGGAGCTGTTCCCCGCCGGGTTCCTCACCAACCCCGAGGGAAGGCGCAAGGGGAGGCTGCTGGTCGCCATCGGGTCGTACACTCCCCAAATGGCAGAGATCCCGCTCGACGTGCTGCGGCAGGCCACCAAGCGGCACAAGGGCCACGGGCCGCACTTTCACAAGCACGCGGCCGAGGGCGGCGTTGTGATTGTGGACACCATCGACGGGGCGCTCAAGGAGGCCGGCGAGCTCATAGCCGCGGGCCTGCATCCGGACCAGCTGGTCGAGCTTGGCGAGCTGGTCATGCTTCAGAGGTGCTCCCTGCCGGACGAGAGCGACGGCGATTCCGAGGTGGGCAGCAGGGGCGACACGCCGCTCGGGTCTCCGCTGGCTCAGGAGTTTGACGGGATGAGCCTGACGCCGGGGACGTCTGCCATGTCGACCGTGTTCGGGTCGAGCACGAGCCGGGCATCCAGCAGGAGCAGGGGATCATCGCCGAGCCGGAGCGGCGCCGCGTCTCCGCCGGCGAGCGAAAAGAGTCGGAGTGGGTATAGGGGTTTCTTCTCGCACAAGCGATCATCCAGCCACAACTCTgtcaagtccgagaccaaggCCAAGACCAAGGACGACCACCTCGCGTTGTGGCTGCAGCGCGGAAACGTCATCTACAAGAGCGTCGGTATGGGTCTGATGGATCTGGCGGTGGGGATGCACCTTGTGAGGTTTGCGAGGGAGAAGAATGTCGGATCGCATGTCGAGGACTTTTAA
- a CDS encoding ATP-binding domain-containing protein 3 — protein sequence MAPALCVLCGTERALIKRPKNHHKLCKKCFIQIFEDEVHHTITSSNLFTPGERVAIGASGGKDSTVLASVLKTLNERYKYGLELVLLSVDEGIKGYRDDSLETVKRNAVQYDMPLKIVGYDELYGWTMDQVVETVGKKGNCTYCGIFRRQALDRGAKVLDIKHVVTGHNADDVAETVLMNLLRGDLARLSRSTNIMTGANSALSDNVKRSKPLKYAYEKEIVLYAHHKKLDYFSTECLYSPEAFRGSARSLIKNLEKVRPSAILDIVRSGEDMARLVPSEISGSSCACNGEGEATQEYPEGEPGGCGSANGRSSGGEMAEMEARLRKNQDSAALEVDVGALENQKKDADAQRTMRVPIRNAPAKGKGGTVTRQVLGTCIRCGYMSSQAICQACTLLDGLNKNRPQIQVGDTN from the coding sequence ATGGCGCCCGCGCTATGTGTCTTGTGTGGTACTGAACGGGCCCTTATCAAGAGACCAAAAAACCACCACAAACTCTGCAAGAAATGCTTCATCCAAATTTTCGAAGATGAAGTGCATCACACCATAACCAGCTCCAACCTCTTCACCCCAGGTGAAAGAGTCGCAATCGGTGCATCTGGAGGCAAGGACTCCACGGTGCTGGCCTCGGTACTCAAAACACTAAACGAGCGCTACAAGTATGGCCTCGAACTCGTGCTTTTGAGTGTGGACGAAGGGATCAAGGGATACCGGGATGATTCCCTCGAGACGGTCAAGCGCAACGCAGTACAGTATGACATGCCGCTCAAGATTGTCGGTTATGATGAACTCTACGGCTGGACCATGGACCAGGTTGTCGAGACTGTCGGTAAGAAGGGCAACTGTACCTACTGCGGCATATTTCGTCGACAGGCTCTTGACCGCGGCGCCAAGGTCCTGGACATCAAGCACGTTGTCACAGGCCACAACGCCGACGATGTGGCCGAGACGGTCCTGATGAATCTGCTTCGTGGTGACCTTGCCAGGCTCTCACGCAGCACGAATATCATGACCGGGGCGAACAGCGCGCTCTCCGACAATGTGAAACGGAGTAAGCCACTGAAATATGCGTATGAGAAGGAAATCGTGCTGTATGCCCACCACAAGAAACTTGACTATTTCAGTACAGAGTGCTTGTATAGTCCAGAGGCTTTTCGAGGCAGTGCAAGAAGCTTGATCAAGAATCTTGAGAAAGTAAGACCAAGCGCTATATTGGATATTGTGCGAAGCGGAGAGGACATGGCCAGACTAGTGCCGTCAGAAATATCTGGTTCTTCCTGCGCCTGTAACGGAGAAGGGGAAGCTACTCAGGAATACCCAGAAGGAGAGCCTGGAGGGTGTGGGTCGGCAAACGGACGGAGTTCAGGAGGAGAAATGGCCGAGATGGAAGCACGGCTTCGCAAGAATCAAGATTCTGCAGCTCTCGAGGTCGACGTTGGCGCCCTGGAGAACCAAAAGAAAGACGCCGATGCTCAAAGAACCATGAGAGTTCCCATACGAAATGCGCCTGCGAAGGGCAAGGGTGGAACAGTTACCAGACAGGTATTGGGAACATGTATTCGCTGCGGATATATGTCCAGCCAAGCCATTTGTCAGGCTTGCACGTTGCTGGACGGACTCAACAAGAATAGACCACAGATACAGGTTGGTGATACTAATTGA